TCTCGGAATTATTGAGAGAAGAGACCAGATCATTACCCGTTATGCTCAGGAAGGGCTAACGTTTGAAGAACTGACGGATATTGGAATCTTCTATCCAAAAAAAAGTCTAGAAAATACCATTCTTAAAACATGGGAACGAAGTGGAATTCGAAAACATTTAAAGCGTCTTGGACTCTCCATTCCTGAGACTTCAAATCTGGTCATTACATAATAGGATGGCAATTGAAACCATCCTATTTCCCATGTCATTTTTTTCAATAAATTCTGTTACACCAGGCTGCTGATTTCTTCGAGTGAGCATAACACTCTTGTGGAATAATCAACGAAAAACTTTAACATAGTTTTTAAACAAAAAAGAGCACCGGGTTTCCCCGATCCTCTCATCAAATTATGCATTATTTTTCAGCTCATCCACTTTAAATAGCTGTTCATAATCAGGCCATTTCATAACCTTTTTCAAATAATCTCTAAAGGAGTAGCTTTTTCTTGGGTTTTTCTCCTTATAGATGGACGCAATATACGTCTGCAAACGGACTTGGATCATAAATTTATAAGTGCTATCTTCCTCCAATACAGGAATATCCATGACTTTAACCTTCTGTCCAACAACATTTTTGAACTCTAGGCTTTTTAATAACAAAATATCAATCCTCTTTTTCACCCGTTTGATTATATTATACACCTTTTGCTCCTCGAAAAGTGTCTAAATATGCTCGGTTAAAAAAATAATTTAAGATTATCCCATTTTGTTACATTAACATATTCTCGGAAACATGGTCCCCGATAATCTGGTTAATAGACGCTTCGAGCCTAATGGTGTTTCTAGAAGTAATTGGCCTTTCTCTTTCCCTATAATTGAACCTATAATAGCTGCATCTCGCCCTTCCGGAAACTCTTTCAACATTTGTAGAATCTTTTCCTTCTCCTTTTCAGCCACAATAAGTACAGCTTTCCCTTCATTTGCTAAATATAGCGGCTCAAAACCTAAAAGATCACAGACGCCTTGGACTTCTTCTTTAACAGGTATGGATCTTTCATTTATTTTCATTGTTAAATTAAAATCTTCAGCAATTTCCACCAGTGTGGTTGCTAATCCGCCTCGCGTCGGGTCGCGCATGATCCTTATCCCTTCTGAAAGATCTAGAACTCTCCTAAGCATCCGATTCAATGATGCACAATCGCTTTTTATTGGAGAAAAAATACCCAAATCTCCTCTTGCCGTGAGTACAGCAACACCGTGGTCACCAATGGTTCCTGATACTATAATGGCATCCCCTTCTTTAAATTCCAGGCTGCAGCTGATTCCTTGTTTAAAAATGCCAATCCCAGTTGTATTAATGTAAATTCCATCTGCACTGCCTCGTTCCACAACTTTGGTGTCCCCCGCAATTATCGAAACACCTGTTTCCTTCGCTTCCTTCGCCATATCAGAGACAATGATCTTCAAGTCGGAAACAGCGAAACCTTCTTCGATAATAAATCCACAAGTAAGATATGCTGGAATAGAGCCACTTACTGCAAGATCATTTACCGTCCCTGCTACAGCCAATTTTCCAATTGAGCCCCCAGGAAAGAAAATTGGCTTTATGACAAATGAATCTGTTGTAACAGCTATTTGTCCGCCTGCGAGTGCAATTTCAGCAGCATCAAACATCGCTGCCTTTGAATCACCGAATGCTTCGATAAAAATATTACGGATTAGCCTGTGGCTTAATTCCCCTCCATCCCCATGCGCCAAACTGATAAACTTCTCCATCAAAAACACTCCCTCATGTACTGATAATAGGCTGCACAGCTTCCCTCAGTAGATACCATACAAGGGCCAATTGGGTTCATCGGATAACAGGCTTTTGCGAATAAAGGACATTCCATCGGGGAAATTAAACCACGTATTACTTCCCCACATCGGCATTTTGATTTTCTTGGCTCATTGACTTCTATGTAAAACTTTTTTCTCGCATTATATCGATCATACTCCGGTTTCAAATCCATTCCGCTGTCTGGTATAATCCCAATTCCGCGCCAGGCCTCGTCACACGTGGTCAAATATTTATTAAACCATTGCTGGATAACAAGATTTCCAGTTTTGCTGACAACGGAAGGATGATTGTTTACTAGCGCCGTCTGCTCTGTTAATGCCAGTTCTATCAATTTATAAACTCCAGATAAAAGCTCTGCTGTTTCAAAGCCTGTGATGACACCAGACATATGATACTCTTCGACTAAATACCGATATGAATCTTCTCCCAAAACAATAGAGACATGGCCTGGTAATAAAAATCCGTCCATATGGTCTCCGCCAGAATCCAACAAATACCGCAGTACTGGCTCAACCAGTTTTGTGGTCATCCAAATTGAAATGTTTGATATTCCGAGTTTTTCTGCTTCCCCAACCATTAGCGCTAAAATCGGTATCGTCGTTTCAAATCCGATGCCAAGAAAAATTACTTCTTTGTCCGGGTTTTCCTCTGCCACTTTCACCGCTTCTACAGGTGAATAATGTACCCGGATGTCCTTACCGGCAATTCTGGAATCAAGCAATGATTTTTCGGAGCCGGGAACCCTCATCATATCACCAAATGTACAGATAATACGATTTTCACCTTCTGCCAGTGCGATCATTTCATCAATCGATTTTTGGTCTGTTACACAAACAGGACAGCCTGGACCGGATATTAGCTGGACATCATTTTTTAGAATTTGTTTTACGCCCGATCGGGCTAGCGCCATCGTATGGGAGCCGCAAACTTCCATAAACACTGGATTACGCCCGAATTTATTCTGAAATTGTTTGGCTTTTTCCTTAACAGCTTCAGCTAGCGGCTTGCAAATCTCAGGATTATTTGACTGTTTCAGAATTTCGAGCATTGACAAGCTTCCTCCATTCTTCCACACTTTGTTTGGCATATTCTTCATCAACGATGCTCATAGCCTGCCCAGCATGAACGATGACATAGTCACCCTGTTCTAGTTCAGGAACGAATATGGTGCCAACTGTGGTTTGTGATCCCATTACATCAACTACAGCACTATATTCGTTTTTTTTCACTACTTTTGCCGGTACGCCAACACACATTGTCCAAACCTCCTTTTAGCTGTCGCAACTGTTAATTGCCCGTAAGACAGCCCGCCGTCATTACATGGAATATACTCTGGTAAATAGACATTGAAACCCATATCCAGTAGTTCAGCATTTAATCTTTTTCTTAAATAACGATTATGAAAACTCCCACCCGACATAACCACTGTCTTCATAAAGTCAGAATTTAGGTTTTGCAAATGCTCCATGGCCGAAACAACTGCTTGAACAATAGTTTCATGAAACTTTCCGCTGATACATCCAATATCCTTAAAAGCCAAAACATCTTCAGCAATCTCTTTCAACATCTCCGAAAAATCCAGCTCCATTACATCTTGGACCTTTAATGTAAAAGGATATGGTTTAACAACCATTTGTTCATCAGCCATTTCACCTAACGAAATGGCTGCCTCCCCGTCATATGTTGATACCTTTGTTACACCTCATATAGCACTGACCGTATCAAACAGTCTGCCGCAAGTTCCGGCATAAACTGTATTCAAATTTTGTTCAATCATTCTTTTTATAGTATTAATTTCGGAAGCTTTATCAGGAAAAATAGATTTGGCCATTTGGAGTCCCTTTTCTCCGTGAAGTGAAATCAGCATGGCTGCAGCGTTCCGCCATGGTTCAA
Above is a genomic segment from Neobacillus endophyticus containing:
- a CDS encoding DUF2535 family protein translates to MLLKSLEFKNVVGQKVKVMDIPVLEEDSTYKFMIQVRLQTYIASIYKEKNPRKSYSFRDYLKKVMKWPDYEQLFKVDELKNNA
- the hypD gene encoding hydrogenase formation protein HypD → MLEILKQSNNPEICKPLAEAVKEKAKQFQNKFGRNPVFMEVCGSHTMALARSGVKQILKNDVQLISGPGCPVCVTDQKSIDEMIALAEGENRIICTFGDMMRVPGSEKSLLDSRIAGKDIRVHYSPVEAVKVAEENPDKEVIFLGIGFETTIPILALMVGEAEKLGISNISIWMTTKLVEPVLRYLLDSGGDHMDGFLLPGHVSIVLGEDSYRYLVEEYHMSGVITGFETAELLSGVYKLIELALTEQTALVNNHPSVVSKTGNLVIQQWFNKYLTTCDEAWRGIGIIPDSGMDLKPEYDRYNARKKFYIEVNEPRKSKCRCGEVIRGLISPMECPLFAKACYPMNPIGPCMVSTEGSCAAYYQYMRECF
- a CDS encoding HypC/HybG/HupF family hydrogenase formation chaperone, producing MCVGVPAKVVKKNEYSAVVDVMGSQTTVGTIFVPELEQGDYVIVHAGQAMSIVDEEYAKQSVEEWRKLVNARNSETVK
- the hypE gene encoding hydrogenase expression/formation protein HypE, coding for MEKFISLAHGDGGELSHRLIRNIFIEAFGDSKAAMFDAAEIALAGGQIAVTTDSFVIKPIFFPGGSIGKLAVAGTVNDLAVSGSIPAYLTCGFIIEEGFAVSDLKIIVSDMAKEAKETGVSIIAGDTKVVERGSADGIYINTTGIGIFKQGISCSLEFKEGDAIIVSGTIGDHGVAVLTARGDLGIFSPIKSDCASLNRMLRRVLDLSEGIRIMRDPTRGGLATTLVEIAEDFNLTMKINERSIPVKEEVQGVCDLLGFEPLYLANEGKAVLIVAEKEKEKILQMLKEFPEGRDAAIIGSIIGKEKGQLLLETPLGSKRLLTRLSGTMFPRIC